Genomic segment of Bifidobacterium lemurum:
CGGCGACAAGGCCACGGTGACCGTGACGGTGACCAATACGGGCGACACCTACTCCGGCAAGGACGTGGTCGAGGTCTACGCGCAGGCGCCCTATATCGAAGGCGGTCTGGAGAAGGCCAGCGTGCAGCTGTGCGGCTACGACAAAACCGAGGAGCTGGCGCCGGGCGAGTCCGAAACCCTCACCATCGACGTGGATCTGCGCGACATCGCCTCCTACGATTCCGAAAACGAGGAAGCCTATGTGCTCGACGAGGGCACGTATTATCTGGCCATCGGCTCCGACGCCCACAACGCGCTGAACAACATCCTCGCGGCCAAGGGCATGACCACGGCCGACGGCATGGACGAGGACGGCGACGCGGACAAGACCGCCACCACCGAGCTGGACTACACGGTGTACGACACCGACGAGAACAGCGGCAACGCGATCGAGAACCGCTTCGAGGACGCCGACCTGAACTACTATCAGGACGACACCGTCACATACCTCTCCCGCTCCGACTGGCAGGGCACCTGGCCGGAATCCTATGATTCCGTGGAGGCCACCGACGAGATGATCGCCGACCTGGAGAACAACTACACCGCCAACGAGGCCGAAACCACCGAAATCACCTACGGCGCCGACAACGGGCTCAACATCGCCACGATGCGCGACGCCGACTACGACGATGAGGCGTGGGACCAGTTGCTCGACCAGATGACGCTCGAAGAGCAGGTGGAGCTCGTGCAGAACGGCGCCAGCCAGACGGCCGCCGTCGAATCGATCGCCTTCCCCGGCAGCGTGGACGCCGACGGCCCCGCCGGCTTGGGCAGCTCCACCGGCCGCCGCTACTATCTCGAGGACATCAACGACAAGGACAGCGCCACCACGACCAGCGCCGTGGGCTACAACTCCTCCGTGGTGATCGCCTCCACCTGGAGCCGCGACATGGCACGCCAGCGCGGCGAAGCCATCGGCGAGGATGGTCTGTGGACCAATACCCAAGGCTGGTGGGGCCCGGGCGCGAACACGCACCGCACCCCGTACGGCGGCCGCAACTTCGAGTACTACTCCGAGGATTCCTTCCTCGGCGGCACCATCGGCGCGGAGGACATCGCCGGCGCGCAGTCCAAGGGCCTGCGTTCCTTCGTCAAGCATTTCGCGGTCAACGACCAGGAGCTCAACCGCCATGGCCTGTCCACCTTCGCCAACGAGCAGTCGCTGCGCCAGATCTACCTCAAGCAGTTCGAGTACGTCGTCAAGGACGGCGGCACGCTGTCGCTGATGTCGTCCTTCAACCGCATCGGCGTCAAGTGGGCCGGCGGCGACGCCGCGCTGTGCACCGACCTGCTGCGTGACGAATGGGGCTTCGTGGGTAGCGTGGAGACCGATTTCAACTTCCACGCCACCGACGGCTACATGAACGTGCGCTCCGGCCTGCGCGGCGGCACCGACCAGTGGCTCGCCATGGGCGAGAGCGGCCTGATCGACTTCGTCAAGGAGGACGCCGACCTCGCGGCCGAAGTGCGTGAGGCCTGCCACCGCATCCTCTACTCGATCTCCCGCTCCTCGGCCATCAACGGCATCGGCTCCAGCGGACGCATCGTCAAAACGACCGTCTGGTGGCAGTGGCTGCTCTACGGCATGACCGGCGTGACCGGCGTGCTCACGCTCGCCCAGCTCGGCCTGCTCGGCTACGGCACCGTCCGTGACGAGCGCCGCCGCGAAGCCCACATCACCGTGGCACCGACCGCCCAATGACGGACGTTCCGCATCGATTCAAGGAGAACATCATGGAAACCCAAACCACATCATTCGATTTGACCATGCGGCTCCGCGCCAAAGGGGCCGGATTCTACGTGGCCGCGTTGGCGGCCGTGGCGGCCGTCATCGGCATCGTCGGCAATGCCATGCTCGGCTCGTTCGCGACCCTGTCGACGCTGCTGCTGGCGGCGGGCGTGGTCCTCTTCCTGGCATCCGTCGCGCTGCCGTGGGATCTGGTGGTCATGTGCAGCTATTTCTGCTACATCGCGGCATTCTGCCGGTTCATCGCCGAACAGCTGTACACCATCTCGAACGTGCTCACGGCCATCGACGCGAACTCGTTCGCGACCTCGTTCATCATCGCCGCAGCGGGTTGCGCCGCCGCGATGGTGATCGGTCTGGTCGGCGCCATCATGCCGCAGGATAAGAGGCAGACGGCCGCCTAAACCAGCCGCACCGTCCCACCGCCGCACCGCCCGTCCGCGACCTTCCAGATTCGCGGACGGGCGGTTGCACATGCACTCCGCCCAGACACGCGCACTACACTGGAATCCATGCCACGACCTCAAGCCGCGAAGGAGCGCCATGATCGACAATGCGACCAAAGTGTTTCTCTCCGTGGTCGAATGCGGCAGTTTCAGCAAAGCCGCCTCCCGGCTTTATGTGACCCCGAGCGCCGTGATGAAGCAGATCAACCGTCTGGAATCCGCCATCGGCGTCCAGCTGCTCGAGCGGCATCCGACCGGCGTCGCGCCCACCGCCGCCGGGCAATCGTATTACAAAGACGCACGGGCCATGGTGGACATGGAACAGGCCGCCATCAAACGGGCCAAGGCGGCGCAGACACGGCAGCCGACGGCCGTGCGCATCGGAGACTCC
This window contains:
- a CDS encoding glycoside hydrolase family 3 protein gives rise to the protein MHMNQHTPSNGRRILLRAGTAVCALLAGLSLTATTLTEANASKVHNFLGTNATQIVNDGDENEDTTYFASEFDSWEDAYNNALDTNQDIQEEGSVLVENNGALPLASGARVSMFSRSSTDIVYGGTGSGSIDESTVVDLKTAMESAGFSINQTLYDFYDGQEGYTRTTSDVAEVPVSEFTSEVEASYADYSDAAIVVISRTGGEGDDLDADTAYLNLQDSERELLDYVQQRFDTVVVLVNSSNAMSLDWLDDYGVDACLWIGGPGQSGLTAVAEMLNGTRTPSGKFTDTYAADSLSSPAMQNFGDYTYTNATTQASDGASMSDTVYDLLTDSSGNVTEIANAKNYVVYAEGIYVGYAYYETRYEDSVLGQGNADGDAGTFASSSSWDYDEEVNYAFGYGQSYTTFEQTLDSVDFDGDKATVTVTVTNTGDTYSGKDVVEVYAQAPYIEGGLEKASVQLCGYDKTEELAPGESETLTIDVDLRDIASYDSENEEAYVLDEGTYYLAIGSDAHNALNNILAAKGMTTADGMDEDGDADKTATTELDYTVYDTDENSGNAIENRFEDADLNYYQDDTVTYLSRSDWQGTWPESYDSVEATDEMIADLENNYTANEAETTEITYGADNGLNIATMRDADYDDEAWDQLLDQMTLEEQVELVQNGASQTAAVESIAFPGSVDADGPAGLGSSTGRRYYLEDINDKDSATTTSAVGYNSSVVIASTWSRDMARQRGEAIGEDGLWTNTQGWWGPGANTHRTPYGGRNFEYYSEDSFLGGTIGAEDIAGAQSKGLRSFVKHFAVNDQELNRHGLSTFANEQSLRQIYLKQFEYVVKDGGTLSLMSSFNRIGVKWAGGDAALCTDLLRDEWGFVGSVETDFNFHATDGYMNVRSGLRGGTDQWLAMGESGLIDFVKEDADLAAEVREACHRILYSISRSSAINGIGSSGRIVKTTVWWQWLLYGMTGVTGVLTLAQLGLLGYGTVRDERRREAHITVAPTAQ